The genomic segment GTATCTGAATCTGGGCGCGCTCGCCGAACTCGATGCGTTGGGACTGCAGCGCAGTTATGCCGACGGCGCGCCGATTGCAGGGATTCGGCTTTTTGGGCTGGGTCTAACCGCCGAGCTGCCGTTGCGAGTACCGGCACGCGGATTGCCGCGCAGCGATCTCGACGCGCGATTGCTCGACGCGGCGCTCGAAGCCGGCGCGACGCTGCTGCGCGGCCGGGTCGAGGACGTTGCATGCACCGCCGAAGGCGTGCGCGTGCGCTTCCGCAATATCGAAGGCGAGCCGATCGAGGTGGCCGGGCGATTGGCCGTCGGTGCCGACGGCATGGAATCGATCGTCGCGCGCAAATGCGGCTTGCTCGCACCGTCGCGCGGTCGCGAGCGTTTCGCCATCGGCGGGCACTTCGGCGGATTCACGGGACTCGACGGGTTCGTGGAGATGTACGTCGATCGCGGAAATTACTTCGCCGTCAATCCGCTCGGAATCGATCGCGCGAACATCATGGTCGTCGTTGACGCGAGCGAACTTTCGACGTGGCGCGGCGACATCGACGCGCGCCTGCGCGAAGCCGCCCATCGTTTAAGCGGACAGCGTCGACGATTCGACGGGCTGGTTCAAGTCGGCAAACGGGTTGCGATCGGACCGCTCGCGCACCGCGCGCGCCGGCTGATCGGCCGCCACGTTCTGCTGTGCGGCGACGCGGGAGAGTTCGTCGATCCGTTCACCGGTCAGGGTGTGTTCCTCGCGCTCTCGGGCGCGCGCCGCGCCGCCGATGCGATCGTTGCGGTGCGCCGCGACGGCGTCGACGAACGGCGCGCGTTCGCGCGCTATCAATCGCAGACGCGTCGCGAAACGGCCGCCCGCCGGCGTCTCGCACGAGTGGTTAAGACGGTCATGACGATTCCGGCGCTCGCGCGCCGCGCCGCGCGAAACCTCGCGCGCGCGCCCGATCTCGGACCGGCGCTCATGGATGCGGTCGCCGGCCGCGTGCCGGCGGCCCGGGCTTATTCGCCCGCGATGCTCGTACGGCTGCTCGCATGAGCGTCATGCGCGATGCGATCCTGATCTCCGCGTCGCCCGAAACGATCTATCGCCTCGCGAGCGCGACGCAAGACTGGGCTGCGATCCTTCCCCACTACCGCTTCGTGCGCGTTCTCGAACGCGACGGCGAACGCCAAGTTATCGATATGGCCGCTTCGCGCGGATTCATACCCGTGCGCTGGACCGCCGAGCAGCGTAACGATCCCGTCGCCCGAACGATCGCCTTCCGGCACCTTACCGGGTGGACGCGCGGGATGAACGTGCTCTGGCGGTTCGAGCCGCGGGGCGCCCAAACGCTGGTGACGATCGACCACGACGTGCGCTTCGCATCTCCAATTGCGAGCCGATGGCTAGCCAAACACGTGGCCGGCGATTTCTTTATCCACGACATTGCCGCAAAGACGCTGGCGCGCATGAAAGTTCTCGCCGAGGCGGCGAATGACTGAACATCGCGTCGTCATCACCGGCATCGGCCTGGTTACGCCGCTCGGGATCGGCAAGGATGCGTTTTGGCGCAACCTCTGCGCGCGACGGGTTGCGATCGCACCGATCGATCGTTTCGATGCGAGCGCGTTTCCCTCGCGATTGGCGGCGGCGATCGACGATTTCGACCCGAACGATTTCATGGCTCGCCGGCGCGTTCACTGGACCGATCGCTTTTCGCAGCTCGGAATGGCCGCCGCCCGGCTTGCGGTAGACGATGCGGGGTTCGCGACGGGCGCCGCGGGGGCGGACGTCGGCGTCTACACGGGTTCGGCGCTGGGCGGTCTTGCCTTTGCCGAGGAGCAGATCGGCGTCTTTGCAGCGCGCGGCCTCGATGCCGTGCGCCCGCTCTTGACGATCTCGGTTTTCGGCGGCGCCGTGACCAGCAACATCGCGCTTGAGTTCGATTGCCGCGGACCGAGTCTCTCGAACGCCAATTCGTGCGCGTCGGGCGCGGTCGCCATCGGGGAAGCGTTTCGTGCCATCGCGCGCGGCGACGTGCGTGCCGCGCTCGCCGGCGGAATCGAAGCGCCGCTCGCGCCGCTGACCTTCGGGGCGTTCGCGGTCGTGCGCGCGATGTCGACGCGCAACGGCGATCCGGCGACGGCGAGCCGGCCCTTCGATCGCGATCGCGACGGATTCGTGATGGCGGAGGGCGCGGGCATGCTGGTCCTCGAGCGCTACGACGATGCGGTCCGTCGCGGAGCACCCGTCTACTGCGAGATCGTCGGTTACGGTATCACGAACGACGCGCATCACATGTCGGCGCCGCGCCCCGACGGTTCGGAGACGGCATCGGCGATGCTGCGCGCGTTGCGCGAGGCGCGGCTCGATGCCGGAGCGGTCGATCTGATCAACGCGCACGGCTCGTCGACCAAAGTCGGCGACGGCGCCGAGGCGCTGGCCTTCGAACGCGTCTTCGGCGATCGCACGCCGAGCATTCCGGTCAGCGCGACGAAAGGGCAGCACGGACACGCGCTCGGCGCGACCGGCGCGTGGGAGATCGGGTTGTCGGCCATGAGCATGCGAGCGGCGTACGTTCCGGGGGCGGTCAACTTGTTCGATCGCGACGAAGCCTGCGCGCTCGATATCGAACGCGACGCGCGGGAACTGCATCCGCGAATCGTGCTCTCAAACTCGTCGGGTTTCGGCGGGATCAACGCCGCCTTGGTGCTCGCCGCAACGGAGTAACGTGTGGCCTGCGCGCGGGAAGCGTCAGGCTGAAACGGCGTGACGCGCGAGCGTTAAGGTCACGACCGTGCTGGTCTGCGTTGAGGTTATCCGAACCCCGTCCATGAGCTTGTGCATGAGCGAAATACCGCGACCGCGCTCTTCGCGTTGGACGAACGGGCGCCAGCGGCCCTGGTCTTCGATCTCGACCGTGACCGTCGTCGGAGTGATCTGCGTGCGGACGGTAATCTCGCCGCGGGGGTTGCCGCGGTAGGCGTGCTCGACGGCGTTGGCAATCGCTTCGCCGGTTCCCAGCAGCAGTGCGAAGCGGCGTTCTTCATTGAGATTGCAACTGTCGGCGATTTGATTCATCGCCGAGCGGACCAGCGGTGCGACCAGCGGAATCGCGGAGAAGCTCAGCAGTTCGTGAACCGTGCCTTCAGCG from the Candidatus Baltobacteraceae bacterium genome contains:
- a CDS encoding NAD(P)/FAD-dependent oxidoreductase; this encodes MHDAVVVGAGPAGSACALRLARAGLDVAIVERSAFPRTKVCGEYLNLGALAELDALGLQRSYADGAPIAGIRLFGLGLTAELPLRVPARGLPRSDLDARLLDAALEAGATLLRGRVEDVACTAEGVRVRFRNIEGEPIEVAGRLAVGADGMESIVARKCGLLAPSRGRERFAIGGHFGGFTGLDGFVEMYVDRGNYFAVNPLGIDRANIMVVVDASELSTWRGDIDARLREAAHRLSGQRRRFDGLVQVGKRVAIGPLAHRARRLIGRHVLLCGDAGEFVDPFTGQGVFLALSGARRAADAIVAVRRDGVDERRAFARYQSQTRRETAARRRLARVVKTVMTIPALARRAARNLARAPDLGPALMDAVAGRVPAARAYSPAMLVRLLA
- a CDS encoding SRPBCC family protein, producing MRDAILISASPETIYRLASATQDWAAILPHYRFVRVLERDGERQVIDMAASRGFIPVRWTAEQRNDPVARTIAFRHLTGWTRGMNVLWRFEPRGAQTLVTIDHDVRFASPIASRWLAKHVAGDFFIHDIAAKTLARMKVLAEAAND
- a CDS encoding beta-ketoacyl-[acyl-carrier-protein] synthase family protein; translation: MTEHRVVITGIGLVTPLGIGKDAFWRNLCARRVAIAPIDRFDASAFPSRLAAAIDDFDPNDFMARRRVHWTDRFSQLGMAAARLAVDDAGFATGAAGADVGVYTGSALGGLAFAEEQIGVFAARGLDAVRPLLTISVFGGAVTSNIALEFDCRGPSLSNANSCASGAVAIGEAFRAIARGDVRAALAGGIEAPLAPLTFGAFAVVRAMSTRNGDPATASRPFDRDRDGFVMAEGAGMLVLERYDDAVRRGAPVYCEIVGYGITNDAHHMSAPRPDGSETASAMLRALREARLDAGAVDLINAHGSSTKVGDGAEALAFERVFGDRTPSIPVSATKGQHGHALGATGAWEIGLSAMSMRAAYVPGAVNLFDRDEACALDIERDARELHPRIVLSNSSGFGGINAALVLAATE